A region of Rhodospirillales bacterium DNA encodes the following proteins:
- the scpA gene encoding methylmalonyl-CoA mutase, with protein MADFPNKSLADWEKLAQRELKDKPLAALDWMTPEGIRVKPLYTAADLENLETLGTVPGFPPFLRGPKATMYAGRPWTVRQYAGFSTAEESNKFYRANLAAGQQGVSVAFDLATHRGYDSDHPRVEGDVGKAGVAIDSVEDMKILFDGIPLDRMSVSMTMNGAVLPVLAGYIVAAEEQGVSQEKLAGTIQNDILKEFMVRNTYIYPPGPSMRIVADIIEYTAKNMPKFNSISISGYHMQEAGATQVQELAFTLADGLEYVRAALGKGLDIDAFAPRLSFFWAIGMNFFMEIAKMRAARFLWAELIAPFGPKKSDSLALRTHCQTSGVSLTEQDPYNNVVRTTIEALAAVLGGTQSLHTNAFDEAIALPSVTSARIARNTQLIIQHESGVTNVVDPLAGSYYLESLTASMVAEARKLIQEVEALGGMTRAVEAGMPKLRIEEAAARRQARVDRGEEVVVGVNKYKLKQEDPVDILDVDNAAVREAQVTRLKTIRGKRDAAAVAAALKALSDAAADGSGNLLDLAVKATRARATVGEISDALETVFTRHNATIRSISGVYNQGWEGDEGYKRIQSEIAAFAEEEGRRPRMMVCKMGQDGHDRGAKVIATAFADLGFDVDIGPLFQTPEEAARQAIENDVHVVGVSSQAAGHKTLVPALIEALRAQDGGDILVVCGGVIPAQDYEFLTRAGVAAIYGPGTNIPKAAHEILALLRGERKLAAE; from the coding sequence ATGGCCGATTTTCCGAACAAGTCCCTCGCCGACTGGGAGAAGCTGGCGCAGCGCGAGCTCAAGGACAAGCCGCTCGCGGCGCTGGACTGGATGACCCCGGAGGGCATCCGGGTGAAGCCGCTCTACACGGCCGCCGACCTCGAGAACCTCGAGACGCTGGGCACGGTGCCGGGCTTCCCGCCGTTCCTGCGCGGCCCCAAGGCGACGATGTACGCCGGCCGGCCGTGGACGGTGCGCCAGTACGCCGGCTTCTCGACCGCCGAGGAGAGCAACAAGTTCTACCGCGCCAACCTCGCCGCCGGGCAGCAGGGCGTGTCGGTGGCTTTCGACCTCGCCACCCACCGCGGCTACGACAGCGACCATCCGCGCGTGGAGGGCGACGTCGGCAAGGCCGGCGTGGCGATCGATTCCGTCGAGGACATGAAGATCCTGTTCGACGGCATCCCGCTCGACCGCATGAGCGTGTCGATGACCATGAACGGCGCCGTGCTGCCGGTGCTGGCCGGCTACATCGTCGCGGCCGAGGAGCAGGGCGTCAGCCAGGAGAAGCTGGCGGGGACCATCCAGAACGACATCCTCAAGGAGTTCATGGTCCGCAACACCTACATCTACCCGCCCGGCCCGAGCATGCGGATCGTCGCCGACATCATCGAGTACACGGCGAAGAACATGCCGAAGTTCAACTCGATCTCGATCAGCGGCTACCACATGCAGGAGGCCGGCGCGACGCAGGTGCAGGAGCTGGCGTTCACGCTGGCCGACGGGCTGGAGTACGTGCGCGCGGCGCTGGGCAAGGGGCTGGACATCGACGCCTTCGCGCCCCGCCTGAGCTTCTTCTGGGCGATCGGCATGAATTTCTTCATGGAGATCGCCAAGATGCGCGCCGCCCGCTTCCTGTGGGCCGAGCTGATCGCGCCGTTCGGACCGAAGAAGAGCGACAGCCTGGCGCTGCGCACGCACTGCCAGACCTCGGGCGTCTCGCTGACCGAGCAGGATCCGTACAACAACGTCGTGCGCACCACGATCGAGGCGCTGGCCGCCGTGCTGGGCGGCACGCAGTCGCTGCACACCAACGCCTTCGACGAGGCGATCGCGCTGCCGTCGGTGACCTCGGCGCGCATCGCGCGCAACACCCAGCTCATCATCCAGCACGAGAGCGGCGTCACCAACGTGGTCGATCCGCTGGCCGGCAGCTACTACCTCGAGAGCCTGACCGCGAGCATGGTCGCGGAGGCGCGCAAGCTGATCCAGGAGGTCGAGGCGCTGGGCGGCATGACCAGGGCGGTCGAGGCCGGCATGCCGAAGCTGCGCATCGAGGAGGCCGCCGCGCGCCGCCAGGCCCGCGTCGACCGCGGCGAGGAGGTCGTGGTCGGGGTCAACAAGTACAAGCTCAAGCAGGAGGATCCGGTCGACATCCTCGACGTCGACAACGCCGCCGTGCGCGAGGCGCAGGTGACGCGGCTCAAGACGATCCGCGGCAAGCGCGACGCCGCGGCGGTCGCCGCCGCGCTGAAGGCGCTGTCCGACGCCGCCGCCGACGGCAGCGGCAACCTGCTCGACCTCGCGGTCAAGGCGACGCGGGCGCGCGCCACGGTGGGCGAGATCTCCGACGCGCTGGAGACGGTGTTCACGCGCCACAACGCCACGATCCGCTCGATCTCGGGCGTCTACAACCAGGGCTGGGAGGGCGACGAGGGCTACAAGCGCATCCAGTCGGAGATCGCCGCCTTCGCCGAGGAGGAGGGCCGCCGGCCGCGCATGATGGTCTGCAAGATGGGCCAGGACGGCCACGACCGCGGCGCCAAGGTGATCGCCACGGCGTTCGCCGATCTCGGCTTCGACGTCGATATCGGGCCGCTGTTCCAGACGCCCGAGGAGGCCGCGCGCCAGGCGATCGAGAACGACGTGCACGTGGTCGGCGTGTCGAGCCAGGCCGCCGGCCACAAGACGCTGGTGCCGGCGCTGATCGAGGCGCTGCGCGCGCAGGACGGCGGCGACATCCTCGTGGTGTGCGGCGGCGTCATCCCGGCGCAGGACTACGAGTTCCTGACCCGGGCCGGCGTCGCGGCGATCTACGGACCGGGCACCAACATCCCGAAGGCGGCGCACGAGATCCTGGCGCTGCTGCGCGGCGAGCGGAAGCTGGCCGCCGAATAG
- a CDS encoding DUF3108 domain-containing protein, with translation MVDRRSGAVALAALAVFASFAAAPATAQRPPGEAYAVRLEYEFTVGGARVFRAGGDLRIDGARYLVDTDFNKEGLAAAFSSTFNGRNRAWGTFVPGGVSPASGWSWIQFKSKVRTWLVGYTGAGSFSETHEPQLAVKTHKAVTPEQKNGAFDPLTATLTAVFTGASACDRTYPIFDSKRRFDVTLSRLRTETVKPTEIPAARGEAVVCAARMTRIAGYDDDDLRKNAYEKDPPKLWLATVDGLDRPIPVKMEMATSFGVVHGRLKSVTRRALSPEDRVALGAPR, from the coding sequence ATGGTCGATCGGAGGTCCGGCGCGGTCGCGCTGGCCGCGCTGGCGGTGTTCGCGTCGTTCGCCGCCGCGCCGGCCACCGCGCAGCGGCCGCCGGGCGAGGCCTACGCCGTGCGGCTGGAGTACGAGTTCACGGTCGGCGGCGCGCGGGTGTTCCGCGCCGGCGGCGACCTGCGCATCGACGGCGCGCGCTACCTCGTCGACACCGACTTCAACAAGGAGGGGCTCGCGGCCGCGTTCTCCTCGACCTTCAACGGCCGCAACCGGGCGTGGGGCACGTTCGTCCCCGGTGGCGTCTCGCCGGCCAGCGGCTGGTCGTGGATCCAGTTCAAGAGCAAGGTGCGCACCTGGCTGGTCGGCTACACCGGCGCCGGATCGTTCAGCGAGACGCACGAGCCGCAGCTGGCGGTGAAGACCCACAAAGCGGTGACGCCGGAGCAGAAGAACGGCGCCTTCGACCCGCTGACCGCGACCCTGACGGCGGTGTTCACGGGCGCGTCGGCCTGCGACCGCACCTATCCGATCTTCGACAGCAAGCGGCGCTTCGACGTGACGCTGTCGCGCCTGAGGACGGAGACGGTGAAGCCGACGGAGATCCCCGCGGCGCGCGGCGAGGCGGTGGTCTGCGCCGCGCGCATGACGCGCATCGCCGGCTACGACGACGATGATCTGCGCAAGAACGCCTACGAGAAGGATCCGCCGAAGCTGTGGCTGGCCACGGTCGACGGCCTCGACCGGCCGATCCCGGTGAAGATGGAGATGGCGACCAGCTTCGGCGTCGTCCACGGACGCCTCAAGAGCGTCACGCGGCGCGCGCTGTCGCCCGAGGACCGCGTGGCGCTCGGCGCGCCGCGCTGA